A part of Nesterenkonia lutea genomic DNA contains:
- a CDS encoding DNA translocase FtsK codes for MATRTSPSRAASTKGSKTSKSASGRATTSKNTSDEPADSPRGNLLASAARGLWLALATPVASAVRGIGRQVKIHPADRRDGAGLVFFLLALLTAVVDWWGARAIDHWATGVVHTSTAGTFGWASVILPLILLIAAVRYFRAPQDHSGNARIAAGSAIILVAAAGIVHLANGLPTINEAFTVGTDGTFTALLTSGGVVGYLVSVPLASLVTPYPVWALLIIALLAGILILTDTPLRRLPDRAAVAMSYVVGERREPEQDPNLPTGGASQQRDADQSGTPASASGSKPARSGSKSATAEDDAADRPRRSARHAEDPAAAEAGGKKSLLAKIMGTKAGDSESADAESFGNEDSADSDAQRAAAGAYEDPVFEESAEGSFSSPAVPAGVRRPTAQELAIQRAREKAAPAAEAQPAAGVPSSAALRNNPEAEAPAPAAAMPVRSEQLTLGGDVTYTLPEQGLLPSGPPAKEHTAANDEVVHALNQTFQQFKVEAQVTGFSRGPTVTRYEVELVPGTKVEKVTGLEKNISLAVASNEVRILSPIPGKSAIGIEIPNKDKEVVALGDVLRSNAARKTDHPMIMGVGKDVEGGFVVANLAKMPHLLVAGATGAGKSAFVNSMVTSILMRATPDEVRLVMVDPKRVELTAYEGVPHLVTPIITDAKKAAEALQWVVKEMDNRYDDLAHFGYKHIDDFNKAIRAGKIQLPPDSQRDLRPYPYLLVIVDELADLMMVAPRDVEDSIVRITQLARAAGIHLVLATQRPSVNVVTGLIKANIPSRMAFATSSSTDSRVVLDSVGAEKLLGQGDALFLPAGRPNAMRVQGAWVNDSEVHAVVEHVKSQLKAQYREDVVPEKVSKKIDEDIGDDLDVLLQATELVVTTQFGSTSMLQRKLRVGFAKAGRLMDLMESRGVVSASEGSKARDVLVSPEELPGLLATMRGEEPRGAAPSEAAPEAYDNTGIEYEPGQSVQTAPTGVLGAEQAPAPTAASTGTVRSASTGGSAPSAESGYSAVSGSSAVSAASAAEPLQSGYVQSDPAQSDSIQSDPTRAVPTQTAPTQAVGERRVSRQSLSSADLIARDLAERTAALPQANDYHDGHDSTSGEDVWELTGR; via the coding sequence ATGGCGACACGTACTTCCCCCTCGCGAGCCGCCAGCACAAAAGGAAGCAAGACTTCCAAGAGTGCCTCCGGCCGCGCGACGACGTCGAAGAACACCTCCGATGAACCAGCAGATTCCCCGCGCGGGAACCTGCTGGCCTCCGCCGCGCGCGGCCTCTGGCTGGCTCTGGCCACCCCGGTGGCCTCCGCCGTGCGAGGCATCGGACGGCAGGTGAAGATCCACCCCGCCGACCGCCGCGACGGCGCGGGACTGGTGTTCTTCCTGCTGGCCCTGCTCACCGCCGTGGTGGACTGGTGGGGCGCCCGCGCCATCGACCACTGGGCGACGGGCGTGGTGCACACCTCCACCGCCGGCACCTTCGGGTGGGCCTCGGTGATCCTGCCGCTGATCCTGCTGATCGCCGCCGTGCGCTATTTCCGCGCGCCCCAGGACCATTCGGGCAATGCCCGGATCGCCGCAGGCAGCGCGATCATCCTGGTCGCCGCGGCAGGGATCGTGCACCTGGCGAACGGCCTGCCCACGATCAACGAAGCCTTCACCGTGGGCACCGACGGCACCTTCACCGCCCTGCTGACCTCGGGCGGCGTCGTCGGCTACCTCGTCAGCGTCCCGCTGGCCTCACTGGTGACCCCCTATCCGGTCTGGGCGCTGCTGATCATCGCGCTGCTCGCCGGAATCCTGATCCTCACCGACACCCCGCTTCGCCGGCTGCCCGACCGCGCCGCCGTGGCCATGAGCTACGTGGTGGGGGAGCGCCGCGAGCCCGAACAGGACCCGAACCTTCCCACCGGCGGGGCCTCCCAGCAGCGTGACGCGGACCAGAGCGGCACCCCAGCGTCCGCATCCGGGTCCAAGCCGGCCAGGTCCGGCTCGAAGTCCGCCACAGCCGAGGACGACGCTGCGGACCGCCCGCGCCGCTCCGCGCGCCATGCCGAGGATCCCGCTGCCGCAGAGGCCGGCGGGAAGAAGTCCCTGCTCGCCAAGATCATGGGGACGAAGGCCGGGGACTCGGAGTCCGCCGACGCCGAGTCCTTCGGCAACGAGGATTCTGCAGACTCCGACGCCCAGCGCGCCGCGGCCGGGGCCTACGAGGACCCGGTCTTCGAAGAGTCCGCCGAAGGGTCCTTCAGCTCCCCGGCCGTGCCGGCAGGAGTCCGCCGTCCCACCGCTCAGGAGCTGGCCATCCAGCGGGCGCGCGAGAAAGCGGCCCCTGCCGCAGAGGCGCAGCCCGCCGCCGGCGTGCCCTCCTCGGCCGCGCTGCGCAACAACCCGGAGGCCGAGGCTCCTGCCCCTGCCGCTGCGATGCCCGTGCGCTCGGAACAGCTCACCCTCGGCGGAGACGTCACCTACACGCTGCCCGAACAGGGACTGCTGCCCTCGGGTCCTCCGGCCAAGGAGCACACTGCTGCCAACGATGAGGTCGTGCACGCGCTGAACCAGACCTTCCAGCAGTTCAAGGTCGAGGCCCAGGTCACCGGGTTCTCCCGCGGACCCACGGTCACCCGCTACGAGGTGGAGCTCGTTCCGGGCACCAAGGTGGAGAAGGTCACCGGACTGGAGAAGAACATCTCCCTGGCCGTGGCCTCCAACGAGGTCCGGATCCTCTCGCCCATCCCGGGCAAGTCCGCCATCGGCATCGAGATCCCGAACAAGGACAAGGAAGTCGTCGCCCTGGGCGATGTGCTCCGCTCCAACGCCGCGCGCAAGACGGATCACCCCATGATCATGGGCGTGGGCAAAGATGTCGAGGGCGGCTTCGTGGTCGCCAACCTCGCGAAGATGCCGCACCTGCTGGTGGCCGGCGCCACCGGCGCAGGCAAGTCGGCCTTCGTGAACTCCATGGTCACCTCCATCCTGATGCGCGCCACCCCGGACGAGGTCCGCCTGGTCATGGTGGACCCCAAGCGTGTGGAGCTCACCGCCTACGAAGGTGTCCCGCACCTGGTCACCCCGATCATCACCGACGCCAAGAAGGCCGCCGAGGCGCTGCAGTGGGTGGTCAAGGAGATGGACAACCGCTACGACGACCTCGCCCACTTCGGGTACAAGCACATCGATGACTTCAACAAGGCGATCCGCGCGGGCAAGATCCAGCTGCCCCCGGACTCCCAGCGCGACCTGCGGCCCTACCCCTATCTGCTGGTGATCGTCGACGAGCTCGCCGACCTGATGATGGTCGCCCCGCGCGACGTCGAGGACTCGATCGTGCGCATCACCCAGCTCGCCCGCGCGGCCGGCATCCACCTGGTGCTGGCCACCCAGCGCCCCTCGGTCAACGTGGTCACCGGTCTGATCAAGGCCAACATCCCCTCCCGCATGGCCTTCGCGACCTCCTCCTCCACGGATTCCCGCGTGGTGCTGGACTCCGTGGGTGCGGAGAAGCTGCTCGGGCAGGGAGACGCGCTCTTCCTTCCCGCAGGACGTCCCAACGCCATGCGCGTCCAGGGCGCCTGGGTCAATGACTCAGAGGTCCACGCAGTGGTCGAGCACGTGAAGTCCCAGCTCAAGGCCCAGTACCGCGAGGACGTGGTGCCGGAGAAGGTCTCCAAGAAGATCGATGAGGACATCGGGGACGATCTCGACGTGCTGCTGCAGGCCACCGAACTGGTGGTCACCACGCAGTTCGGCTCCACCTCCATGCTCCAGCGCAAGCTGCGCGTGGGCTTCGCCAAGGCCGGCCGGCTGATGGACCTGATGGAATCCCGCGGCGTGGTCAGCGCCTCAGAGGGCTCGAAGGCCCGCGACGTGCTGGTCTCCCCGGAGGAGCTCCCCGGCCTGCTGGCCACCATGCGCGGCGAGGAGCCGCGGGGGGCAGCGCCCAGCGAAGCCGCCCCCGAGGCCTACGACAACACGGGCATCGAGTATGAGCCGGGCCAGTCGGTGCAGACCGCTCCCACCGGAGTCCTTGGGGCCGAGCAGGCACCGGCCCCGACTGCAGCTTCCACCGGCACCGTCCGCTCGGCCTCCACCGGGGGCTCCGCGCCCTCCGCTGAGTCCGGGTACTCTGCGGTCTCCGGATCATCGGCCGTCTCTGCCGCCTCGGCGGCGGAGCCTCTCCAGTCCGGTTACGTCCAGTCAGATCCCGCCCAGTCCGATTCCATCCAGTCCGACCCGACACGGGCCGTGCCCACACAGACCGCGCCCACCCAGGCGGTCGGTGAGCGCCGGGTGAGCCGGCAGTCGCTCTCCAGCGCAGATCTGATCGCCCGGGACCTGGCCGAGCGCACGGCGGCGCTGCCCCAGGCGAACGACTATCATGACGGTCATGACTCCACATCCGGTGAGGATGTTTGGGAATTGACCGGACGCTGA
- a CDS encoding ribonuclease J — MAAQRLITPPKLRRGTLRTVALGGLGDIGRNMTVFEIGGKLLIVDCGVLFPEEEQPGVDLILPDFSYIENRLDDVVGLVLTHGHEDHIGAVPYLLRKKPDIPLIGSTLTLAFIEAKLTEHRIKPYTLEVKEGDVEDFGPFQCEFVAVNHSIPDALAVFIRTEAGTVLHTGDFKMDQLPLDGRITDLRHFAKLGEEGVDLFLTDSTNADVPGFTTPEKEIGPTLEQLFGNSSRRIIVASFSSHVHRVQQVLNAAQAHNRKVAFVGRSMVRNMGIASKLGFLDVPEGILVDMKKVDNYPDSEVVLMSTGSQGEPMAALSRMANGDHPIQVGQDDTVILASSLIPGNENAVFRVINGLLKLGTDVIHKGTAKVHVSGHASAGELLYCYNIVRPKNVMPVHGETRHLIANGKLAEETGVPSDRVLLADDGTVVDLHKGVAEIVGQVECGYVYVDGSSIGEITDNDLKDRRVLGEEGFISVVVVVNRQTGKIISGPDIHARGVAEEDQVFKDIKPKISRALTEAIQDNKEHTTHQLQQIVRRTMGSWVSRKLRRKPMIVPVVVET, encoded by the coding sequence TTGGCAGCACAGCGCCTCATCACTCCACCGAAACTACGCCGCGGAACTCTGCGCACCGTCGCCCTGGGCGGCCTGGGGGACATCGGGCGCAACATGACGGTCTTCGAGATCGGCGGCAAGCTGCTGATCGTCGACTGCGGCGTCCTGTTCCCCGAAGAGGAGCAGCCCGGCGTGGACCTGATCCTTCCCGACTTCAGCTACATCGAGAACCGACTTGACGACGTCGTCGGACTGGTCCTCACCCACGGTCACGAAGACCACATCGGCGCAGTCCCGTACCTGTTGCGCAAGAAGCCCGACATCCCCCTGATCGGATCCACGCTGACCCTGGCCTTCATCGAGGCCAAGCTCACCGAGCACCGGATCAAGCCCTACACCCTCGAGGTCAAAGAGGGCGATGTGGAGGACTTCGGTCCCTTCCAGTGCGAGTTCGTCGCGGTCAACCACTCCATCCCTGATGCGCTGGCGGTCTTCATCCGCACCGAGGCCGGCACAGTGCTGCACACCGGCGACTTCAAGATGGACCAGCTGCCCCTGGACGGACGGATCACCGACCTGCGCCACTTCGCCAAGCTCGGCGAAGAAGGCGTGGACCTGTTCCTCACCGACTCCACCAATGCCGATGTCCCCGGATTCACCACCCCGGAGAAGGAGATCGGCCCGACCCTGGAGCAGCTCTTCGGCAACTCGAGCCGACGCATCATCGTCGCCTCCTTCTCCTCCCACGTGCACCGCGTGCAGCAGGTGCTCAACGCCGCCCAGGCGCACAACCGCAAGGTGGCCTTCGTCGGCCGCTCGATGGTGCGCAACATGGGCATCGCCTCCAAGCTCGGCTTCCTTGACGTCCCCGAGGGCATCCTGGTGGACATGAAGAAGGTGGACAACTACCCGGACTCCGAGGTGGTGCTGATGTCCACCGGTTCCCAGGGCGAGCCCATGGCCGCACTGTCCCGCATGGCCAACGGCGACCACCCGATCCAGGTGGGTCAGGACGACACCGTCATCCTGGCCTCCTCGCTGATCCCTGGCAATGAGAACGCCGTGTTCCGCGTGATCAACGGGCTGCTCAAGCTCGGCACCGACGTCATCCACAAGGGCACCGCCAAGGTCCACGTCTCCGGACACGCCTCCGCCGGCGAGCTGCTCTACTGCTACAACATCGTGCGTCCCAAGAACGTCATGCCGGTCCACGGAGAGACCCGCCACCTGATCGCCAACGGCAAGCTCGCCGAGGAGACCGGAGTCCCCAGCGACCGCGTGCTGCTCGCCGATGACGGCACCGTGGTGGACCTGCACAAGGGCGTGGCCGAGATCGTCGGGCAGGTCGAGTGCGGCTACGTCTACGTGGACGGCTCCTCCATCGGCGAGATCACCGACAACGACCTCAAGGATCGCCGCGTGCTCGGCGAAGAGGGGTTCATCTCCGTGGTCGTGGTGGTCAACCGGCAGACCGGGAAGATCATCTCCGGCCCCGACATCCACGCCCGCGGCGTGGCCGAGGAGGACCAGGTCTTCAAGGACATCAAGCCCAAGATCTCCCGCGCCCTGACCGAGGCCATTCAGGACAACAAGGAACACACCACGCATCAGCTCCAGCAGATCGTGCGCCGGACCATGGGCTCCTGGGTCAGCCGCAAGCTGCGCCGCAAGCCGATGATCGTCCCGGTGGTCGTCGAGACCTGA
- the dapA gene encoding 4-hydroxy-tetrahydrodipicolinate synthase — MASDNEPTHEFDPHLTAGQVQHPDQTDPHFGHLITAMVTPFTADDKIDFDAFEALAARLVDEGNDSLVVSGTTGETSTLEDHEKESLVRAAKSAVGDRAKIIAGTATNHTDHDLLMAKRAERAGADGQLVVTPYYNKPSQDGVFAHFTAVADAADLPLMIYDIPGRTGIPIATETILKLAEHPHIMSLKDAKNDITATTEVLTKTDLEVYSGDDQNVLAWMAMGAAGVVSVTAHVASPTFRRMIDAVLTYELREARIAHSELGPVIRAMMTRVQGAVSCKQALNWLGTGMNPAVRLPLVQANELEKQLIIADLREAGWQL, encoded by the coding sequence ATGGCAAGCGACAACGAGCCCACACACGAATTCGATCCTCACCTCACGGCGGGGCAGGTCCAGCACCCGGATCAGACCGACCCGCACTTCGGGCATCTGATCACGGCGATGGTCACTCCCTTCACCGCAGATGACAAGATCGACTTCGATGCGTTCGAGGCGCTCGCGGCCAGACTCGTCGACGAGGGCAATGACTCCCTGGTGGTCTCCGGCACCACGGGTGAGACCTCCACGCTGGAGGACCACGAGAAGGAATCCCTGGTGCGCGCGGCCAAGTCCGCCGTCGGGGACCGTGCGAAGATCATCGCCGGCACCGCCACCAACCACACCGACCACGACCTGCTCATGGCCAAGCGCGCCGAGAGGGCCGGGGCCGACGGGCAGCTCGTGGTCACCCCGTATTACAACAAGCCCAGCCAGGACGGGGTGTTCGCGCACTTCACCGCCGTGGCCGACGCCGCCGACCTGCCGCTGATGATCTATGACATCCCCGGCCGCACCGGCATCCCGATCGCCACCGAGACGATCCTGAAGCTCGCCGAGCACCCGCACATCATGTCGCTCAAGGACGCGAAGAATGACATCACCGCCACCACGGAGGTGCTCACCAAGACCGACCTCGAGGTCTACTCCGGTGACGACCAGAACGTGCTCGCCTGGATGGCCATGGGCGCCGCCGGCGTCGTCTCGGTGACCGCCCATGTGGCCTCCCCGACCTTCCGCCGCATGATCGACGCCGTGCTGACCTATGAGCTGCGCGAGGCACGCATCGCCCACAGCGAGCTCGGCCCCGTCATCCGCGCCATGATGACGCGCGTCCAGGGCGCCGTCTCCTGCAAGCAGGCGCTCAACTGGCTCGGCACCGGGATGAACCCCGCAGTCCGCCTGCCGCTCGTGCAGGCCAACGAACTTGAGAAACAACTGATCATCGCCGACCTGCGAGAGGCAGGCTGGCAGCTCTGA
- a CDS encoding anti-sigma factor produces MTEQLPPIERSGADEHLSEESLAVLADARLAAGGPAAVGQPAFTDASDPSSPAAHQAGLSRSEMSRAHEHLALCASCRAALAATERAVEALRDPVDLLEPPAGLWDRIAAEMAVPEQENDRPMASVHQLRPRREQTRHRRWVPLAAAAAGVLIGGAAVAGILGRSGTDDGPGEDDLPPVAAPTVLGDATLEPVEVEDFSGRAEMVETEEGILELTVEVSAAPDPEAGYFEVWLRDEDGTRLQSLGVVTGTDSTTFQVPAGLDLSEYPVVDVSHEHFDGDPGHSGTTLAAGAMETPDS; encoded by the coding sequence GTGACTGAGCAGCTTCCGCCGATCGAGCGCTCCGGCGCCGATGAGCACCTTTCCGAGGAGTCTCTGGCTGTCCTGGCCGACGCCCGCCTGGCTGCTGGTGGCCCGGCCGCCGTCGGACAGCCCGCTTTCACGGATGCTTCCGATCCGTCCAGCCCCGCGGCCCACCAGGCCGGACTAAGCCGGTCCGAGATGAGCCGGGCGCATGAGCACCTGGCGCTCTGCGCTTCATGTCGTGCCGCGCTGGCCGCCACCGAGCGGGCCGTGGAGGCGCTGCGCGATCCTGTCGACCTCCTCGAGCCCCCCGCCGGACTCTGGGACCGCATCGCCGCCGAGATGGCCGTGCCCGAGCAGGAGAATGACCGTCCGATGGCCTCGGTCCACCAGCTTCGTCCTCGCCGAGAGCAGACCCGACACCGCCGGTGGGTTCCGCTCGCGGCGGCCGCCGCTGGTGTGCTCATCGGCGGTGCGGCTGTGGCCGGAATCCTCGGCCGGAGCGGCACTGACGACGGTCCAGGCGAGGACGATCTGCCTCCCGTGGCGGCACCGACGGTCCTCGGAGATGCCACGCTGGAACCAGTGGAGGTCGAGGACTTCTCCGGCCGCGCCGAGATGGTGGAGACCGAGGAAGGCATCCTGGAGCTCACCGTCGAGGTCTCCGCCGCACCCGACCCGGAGGCAGGCTACTTCGAGGTGTGGCTCCGCGATGAGGACGGGACCCGCCTGCAGTCCCTGGGTGTGGTCACCGGCACGGACTCCACGACCTTCCAGGTGCCCGCCGGACTCGACCTGAGCGAGTACCCGGTGGTCGACGTCTCCCACGAGCACTTCGACGGCGACCCGGGCCACAGCGGCACCACGCTCGCCGCCGGAGCCATGGAGACCCCGGACAGCTAG
- a CDS encoding RNA polymerase sigma factor, whose product MPTLKLIRDRGDALDQQHLAMRFAAGDPGAMRDLYRQHATFVFSLCMAALRHRQDAEDATQQVFTRAWRSHDTYDVTQPTGAWLTGITRRVIADVFARRARDQQAAEAGADAQSRHEAPQPTDALVDRVVVQQTLDALGPPQDEILRLAYTEDLPLKTIAERLEMPLGTVKSHVHRGLARMRESLEVHSD is encoded by the coding sequence GTGCCGACTCTGAAACTGATCCGTGACCGAGGAGACGCCCTGGACCAGCAGCACCTGGCGATGCGCTTCGCGGCCGGAGACCCCGGAGCCATGCGGGACCTCTATCGGCAGCACGCGACGTTCGTGTTCTCCCTGTGCATGGCCGCCCTGCGACACCGCCAGGACGCGGAGGACGCGACCCAGCAGGTGTTCACCCGCGCATGGCGCTCACATGACACCTACGACGTCACACAGCCCACCGGAGCCTGGCTGACCGGGATCACCCGGCGCGTCATCGCAGACGTGTTCGCCCGCCGTGCGCGGGACCAGCAGGCTGCCGAGGCCGGGGCGGACGCCCAGTCTCGCCATGAGGCGCCGCAGCCCACGGATGCGCTGGTCGACCGTGTGGTGGTCCAGCAGACTCTGGACGCGCTCGGCCCGCCGCAGGATGAGATACTGCGGCTGGCCTATACCGAGGACCTGCCGCTGAAGACCATCGCCGAGCGACTTGAGATGCCGCTCGGCACCGTGAAATCCCATGTCCACCGGGGCCTGGCCCGCATGCGAGAGAGTCTGGAGGTGCATAGTGACTGA
- a CDS encoding sortase domain-containing protein: MNTSRRRSHRGHPRSMALAFLAILAVSGCAPGASTPGDLREATASAPDESAGPSAFRAPEAPGQADSASAAVNPAEVPIKTAELGEVEATPVPVGLSYPGIDAELPVQPRGVDSDGQMDIPDDAAQAAWYEYGKSPADQVGTTVITAHAGSAETPVGPLYALKDSRPGEEVTVLDEAGEEHRYEVTEVEQLGKDGLDFAPYFERTGPHRLVLITCGGQWMPEQNSYADNVIVVAEPAQ; this comes from the coding sequence ATGAACACCAGCCGCCGCCGCTCACACCGGGGTCATCCACGCAGCATGGCCCTGGCGTTCCTCGCCATCCTTGCCGTGTCCGGATGCGCCCCCGGCGCGAGCACCCCGGGCGATCTCCGGGAGGCGACGGCGTCCGCACCTGATGAATCCGCGGGGCCTTCGGCGTTCAGGGCGCCGGAGGCCCCCGGTCAGGCGGACTCGGCCTCGGCTGCTGTGAATCCCGCCGAGGTCCCGATCAAGACCGCTGAGTTGGGCGAGGTCGAGGCGACGCCTGTGCCCGTGGGGCTCAGCTATCCGGGGATCGACGCCGAACTGCCGGTCCAACCGCGCGGAGTCGACAGTGATGGCCAGATGGACATCCCTGACGACGCCGCCCAGGCCGCCTGGTACGAGTACGGCAAGTCGCCCGCGGATCAGGTGGGCACGACTGTCATCACCGCACATGCGGGCTCGGCGGAGACCCCGGTGGGCCCGCTGTACGCGCTGAAGGACTCGCGTCCCGGCGAGGAGGTCACCGTGCTGGACGAGGCGGGCGAGGAGCACCGTTACGAGGTCACCGAAGTCGAGCAGCTCGGCAAGGACGGGCTGGACTTCGCGCCCTACTTCGAGCGGACCGGTCCGCATCGGTTGGTGCTGATCACGTGTGGGGGCCAATGGATGCCGGAGCAGAACAGCTATGCTGACAACGTCATCGTGGTCGCCGAACCAGCGCAGTGA
- a CDS encoding DUF4397 domain-containing protein has product MRKSLPLATTAVVGLAIAGSAAPAFADEHEGASAHLSVLHAVPDLPVDVYVNGELTLDDFAPGDLAGPLELPGGDYEVAITAADAEDDSDPVLGPVDLTLEEGMNYTAAAHLDAEGAPTVTAFENDASELAAGEGRLTVRHVAAAPEVDIWANGEVAVEALANPDEAALELPAGTLEAAVSLTGESDPVIGPADVEVAEGTSTIVYAWGSAEDGNLALATQTVEGMHSSPDGVPTGNYEVPAAQSSTAWVAGLGVLALAGVGAVAFGTRAKSRA; this is encoded by the coding sequence ATGCGTAAGTCACTGCCCCTAGCAACCACCGCCGTGGTCGGTCTGGCCATCGCCGGATCCGCCGCCCCGGCCTTCGCCGACGAGCACGAGGGAGCCTCCGCGCACCTGTCCGTGCTGCACGCCGTGCCGGATCTGCCCGTGGACGTCTACGTCAACGGCGAACTGACCCTTGATGATTTCGCACCCGGGGACCTGGCCGGACCCCTGGAGCTCCCCGGCGGCGACTACGAGGTCGCGATCACCGCAGCCGACGCCGAGGATGATTCTGATCCGGTCCTGGGCCCGGTGGACCTGACGCTCGAAGAAGGCATGAACTACACCGCCGCCGCGCATCTGGACGCCGAGGGCGCACCCACCGTGACGGCCTTCGAGAATGACGCCTCGGAGCTGGCCGCTGGCGAAGGGCGCCTGACCGTCCGCCACGTCGCGGCCGCCCCCGAGGTGGACATCTGGGCGAATGGCGAGGTCGCCGTCGAGGCTCTCGCCAACCCCGATGAGGCCGCCCTGGAGCTGCCCGCCGGGACGCTGGAGGCAGCCGTCTCGCTGACCGGCGAATCCGATCCGGTCATCGGCCCGGCGGACGTCGAGGTCGCCGAAGGCACCTCCACGATCGTCTATGCCTGGGGTTCGGCTGAGGACGGCAACCTCGCCCTGGCCACTCAGACCGTCGAGGGCATGCACTCGTCACCGGACGGCGTCCCCACCGGCAACTACGAGGTCCCTGCGGCCCAGTCGTCCACCGCCTGGGTCGCCGGTCTCGGCGTCCTGGCACTGGCCGGGGTCGGCGCCGTGGCCTTCGGAACCCGCGCGAAGAGCCGCGCCTGA
- a CDS encoding heparan-alpha-glucosaminide N-acetyltransferase domain-containing protein: MIKAGTASARTRRLSGVDAARGLALLGMMTVHVLPTISEPGHEATWAGLLFTGRPSALFALLAGVGLALLTGGVGRAHSKTQLAGDRKAIAMRAVIVVLIGLLVASLDSGVAIILVHYGLLFLLALPFLRMGAVPLFVLAGAWVAAAPVAYWWLHNDLRTTLTEFPETWRLWHSPGVADLADPAVLGMDLALTGYYPLLIWPAYLFAGMAIGRLPLQRTGTALKLAGTGLGLAVLSYGIHLWMLFQSEFITELAGRYGWSSAELRAELLVGTHQVPLVTEDAWFLLATPHQGSTMDLVHTLGSAMLVLGLCLLVAEKLRWLLAPLIGAGAMPLTLYVGHLIVLHYWRGAQLPDFMTFLAQYSEAQMLLILILGALAAGLLRFLLRRRGPLETLTHAAGNAVAGR; the protein is encoded by the coding sequence GTGATCAAAGCTGGCACCGCCTCCGCACGCACCCGTCGTCTCTCGGGGGTCGATGCCGCGCGCGGCCTGGCCCTGCTGGGCATGATGACGGTCCACGTGCTGCCCACCATCTCCGAGCCCGGCCACGAGGCCACCTGGGCGGGGCTGCTCTTCACCGGGCGCCCCTCGGCCCTGTTCGCGCTGCTGGCCGGGGTCGGGCTGGCGCTGCTGACCGGCGGCGTCGGCAGGGCGCACTCCAAGACCCAGCTCGCCGGGGACCGCAAGGCGATCGCCATGCGCGCGGTGATCGTGGTGCTCATCGGACTGCTCGTGGCCTCGCTGGACTCCGGGGTCGCGATCATTCTGGTCCACTACGGGCTGCTGTTCCTTCTGGCGCTTCCGTTCCTGCGCATGGGAGCAGTGCCGCTGTTCGTGCTGGCAGGTGCCTGGGTGGCGGCGGCTCCGGTGGCCTACTGGTGGCTGCACAATGATCTGCGCACCACGCTGACCGAATTCCCGGAGACCTGGCGGCTCTGGCACTCCCCCGGCGTGGCAGACCTCGCGGATCCCGCCGTGCTGGGCATGGATCTCGCGCTGACCGGGTACTACCCGCTGCTGATCTGGCCGGCGTACCTCTTCGCCGGGATGGCGATCGGCCGCCTGCCGCTGCAGCGCACGGGCACCGCGCTGAAGCTGGCCGGCACCGGTCTGGGCCTGGCCGTGCTCAGCTACGGGATCCACCTGTGGATGCTCTTCCAGTCAGAGTTCATCACCGAGCTGGCGGGCCGCTATGGCTGGTCCAGCGCAGAGCTGCGCGCCGAGCTGCTGGTCGGGACCCACCAGGTCCCGCTGGTCACCGAAGATGCCTGGTTCCTGCTGGCCACCCCGCATCAGGGCTCCACCATGGACCTGGTCCACACGCTGGGCTCCGCCATGCTGGTCCTCGGGCTGTGCCTGCTTGTCGCGGAGAAGCTGCGCTGGCTGCTGGCTCCGCTGATCGGAGCCGGTGCGATGCCGCTGACCCTCTATGTGGGGCACCTGATCGTGCTGCACTATTGGCGCGGGGCTCAGCTGCCCGACTTCATGACCTTCCTGGCGCAGTACTCCGAGGCGCAGATGCTGCTGATCCTGATCCTGGGCGCGCTGGCGGCAGGACTGCTGCGATTCCTGCTGCGGCGTCGCGGTCCGCTGGAGACGCTCACGCACGCGGCGGGCAACGCCGTCGCGGGTCGCTGA